The Winogradskyella schleiferi genome contains the following window.
ACATGATATTAGTGTCAATAAAAATCCGCTTCATTTGTATTTCTCGGTTAAATAATCGGAATACTCGTTTTTATAATCAAGGTCTGCAGGAATTTTAGTCCCTGTAGAAATACTTCTTACAAATGGCGAAATTTCGAATTCTGATGTGATTTCAGAGGTTAAGGATTGTAAATAGGCTTCTACAATTCGAGATAGACTCATTTTTCTATTGGAGGCATATGCTTTTGCCTTCTCAATAATTTCTTGATTGAGTTTTAATGTCAACTTTGTATCCATAGTAATTTAATTGTTATACGTACAAATATAATAAACATATGCGTACAAATTAGCAATTAACGATAAAAGCGCTCCAAATGGGAACGCTTTAATTTCATTTACTCAAAATTGAATTTAGACTTTATCTTTTTCAGCTGAATAATTTGGGTCACTATCTTCGCAATGCTGAATATTATAGAAATCCTGAGATAATTTTAGGATGTCATCATGAGATTCCCACTTTCGTGGGAATTTAGAAATCAAACTGATAAGTCGCCCCTGCCAGAAACTGAATGCCTTGAACCGGGAAATTTAACCAACGCTGATAATCTTGATTAAAAATATTATTCGCCTTGGCAAACACAGACAATTGATCGTTTATCTTGTAGCCAACATGTGCATTTAAATCGAAATAACTTTCTAAACTCACCCTTGTTACAATTGGCTGAGCAAAAAGCGAATTCACAATTCTTTCATCTTCACGTTCGCCAACAAAATAGGCACTTGCGCCTGCAAACCATTGTTCTGAAATTTGATAATCCAAAAATAATGAGGCTTCCAAATCTGGTAAATTCCATGCTTGTGCTTCGTTTTTCATGTCGTAAGCAAAATATTCGCCCTTAATTCCTAAAGTGAAATTTCTGTTGAAATCCACATTCAATTCTCCAGCAATGGAAAACGTTGTTACATTATCGTAAATAACACCAAATGAATTTCCGTAGTGGTAATCTTCTGATGCTGTTGCCAATGCTTCATTAGCCTTGAATAAGGCTTTCCCTTTTTCAGAAGCATAATTTCCTCTCACATTATAGCTGATATTATTGGATAGCTTTCCTTTGACGCCAACAAACGTTTTAAACTGCTGGTCTGTTGGGCTTACAAAAAGTGTTGGCGACACAAATGGATTAAAGTTAGCAAAATCGTAATATGAATTTTGAATGACCTTACCTGTTAAACCTCCATAAGCGATTAAAAGCTCATCAACTAAACGGTAGGATCCTTCAATATTTGGATGAATATAAAATTTACTTTTACTGAATTCCGTATCATTCAAATAGGTTAATCTTATACCTAGATTAATAGTTAAATCATCTTGATTATACTGGTAAGAAGGTGCTAAACCAATCATAAAATTACCGTAATCTATGGATTGTGGCCCATTAAAACTAGAATCGAAACTTCCACCTAAATAATCCATAAATAATTCGGCATCGATATCTGCATCTTGTATGGCGACTTCAAAATTAGAACTGGCCATAAAACGGTTTTCTCCAGAACTTCTATCGTCTCCAAAACGTCGAAAGCGTAGGCTTGCATCTTTTACAATGGCATCTTCTAAATTAATTTTACCACCTAAATTAAAACTTGTGTAATTATGTTTTGGGTCAATAGCATCGGCTTCTGCTTGTCCAAAATAATCTTGAGGTAAACCGTACCAATTATACGTTTGTAAATTGAATCCACCATCAACTTTCCAAGCAAAATCCCTTTGGTTTTTGGTGTAATGCGCGTTGAGTTTTGTTTTAGAAAAAGCATCATCCAACAATAAATTATCAATACCACCACGTGAGGAATGATGACTAAAATAACCGCCTACATTTTCGTCCCTACTTAACTCATGGTTCAGATAAACTTCACCTAAAAGAGTTGTATAATTACCCACGCCAAGTGAGGCATAATTATCGTATAACTTTACGGCTTTAGCCTTATCTACCGTTGCCGCTTTTCCTTTTGCCGGTGTAAATGTGGATGCCACAGGGATTGAGAAAATATTGTATTTAATTTCTTTTTTCTCAACTGTGGTCGAGTCTGCCAAAGTTGGATTATCCTTAATTTTAAAGGCATCGGAAATTGTTGGCGTGTATGGTTTTATAACGTTGACAGTTTGGTCCGCTATGGTGTCTTTTTCTTGGGCATAACTAAAAGCAAAACCCAAAGTGAAGATTGATAATATTATATATTTAACTTTCATGTGTTATAGTTTGATTGCACTTCGACTTAGAGCTACCTGCTTTCACTTCAACTACGTTCAGTGACCAGACAGGTATTTTTAGTCCTCAGTTTCGATTGATGAATTTGTTTTCGCTTCTTCGGCTTTTATTTTGTTCAGTTCTGTTTTGGCTTCTTGTACAACAGCGTCAAACTCTGGGAAATTGCTGATTACACTTTCTAAAATATAAGTGGCTTGAAACGCATCTCCCAAAGCATAAAAATTCTTCGCCATAACCACCAAACCTTTAGCACTGAACAATTTATAACTGCCATAATCCTTGGCTAATTTTTGAATAGTTGTATTTGATGCTTCGTAGTCTCCT
Protein-coding sequences here:
- a CDS encoding DUF6364 family protein, giving the protein MDTKLTLKLNQEIIEKAKAYASNRKMSLSRIVEAYLQSLTSEITSEFEISPFVRSISTGTKIPADLDYKNEYSDYLTEKYK
- a CDS encoding porin family protein, with the protein product MKVKYIILSIFTLGFAFSYAQEKDTIADQTVNVIKPYTPTISDAFKIKDNPTLADSTTVEKKEIKYNIFSIPVASTFTPAKGKAATVDKAKAVKLYDNYASLGVGNYTTLLGEVYLNHELSRDENVGGYFSHHSSRGGIDNLLLDDAFSKTKLNAHYTKNQRDFAWKVDGGFNLQTYNWYGLPQDYFGQAEADAIDPKHNYTSFNLGGKINLEDAIVKDASLRFRRFGDDRSSGENRFMASSNFEVAIQDADIDAELFMDYLGGSFDSSFNGPQSIDYGNFMIGLAPSYQYNQDDLTINLGIRLTYLNDTEFSKSKFYIHPNIEGSYRLVDELLIAYGGLTGKVIQNSYYDFANFNPFVSPTLFVSPTDQQFKTFVGVKGKLSNNISYNVRGNYASEKGKALFKANEALATASEDYHYGNSFGVIYDNVTTFSIAGELNVDFNRNFTLGIKGEYFAYDMKNEAQAWNLPDLEASLFLDYQISEQWFAGASAYFVGEREDERIVNSLFAQPIVTRVSLESYFDLNAHVGYKINDQLSVFAKANNIFNQDYQRWLNFPVQGIQFLAGATYQFDF